From the Neobacillus sp. PS3-34 genome, the window TAAATATAGTAGCTTTCAAAGAAAAGAGGTGAAATATTATGGTGAATAACGTTGGTATCCCCATGCCCCCTGTTATTGTGACTATCCTCTGGCAAAGAAACCCCCTGGCCAAGAAATCCGAGAACAGTTATTGAAGCATCTATTATCGGAAACTTGACTAGATGCCAGAACTCCTTAAGACCAGGAAGCCTGCTCGTTGACGCAGAAGACTGTTTAGAACGTCATGGATTCCGTTTATTATCCGAAGAGCGACTAGGAGTATTCGGAATATCCGTTTTTGCAAGACAAGGCTAATAATGGCCTTGCCCTGTTTCTTCAACGAAGGAACAGGTTTCTACATAAGAGAAAAAAAACCACCCTTAAAGGGCGGCAAATGTTCCTTGCTTTGATAACAGTTTTTCAAATTGTTCGGAATTAACTGGCTTACTGAAATAGTATCCTTGCATTTCCTCACAGTTATTTTCAAGCAAGTAATGAAGTTGATAATCCTTTTCTACACCTTCAGCTATGACTTGCAACCGTAGGCTACGCGCCAAATTGATAATGGCATCAGCAATTTCTGTGTTCTGATGCTTTTCATCCATATCCTTTATAAATGATTTATCTATTTTCAATTTATCGATCGGAAACTTTTTTAAATAACTGAGCGATGAATACCCTGTACCAAAATCGTCGATCGAAATTTTTGCCCCCTCTTCTTGAATCTCTCTTAATGCGGCTATCGTTTCACTCGTATTATATAAAAGGACACTTTCAGTTATCTCTATTTCAAAAAAATGTGCCGATAAACCTGACAGCTCCAATATCTCCCTTACCTTCTTCACCATCCCAGGTGAATCTTGAAATTGCTTGGCAGAAAAATTGACCGCTATCGTAAGCGGAGGAGTGCATTTTTCATTCCACCTTACAGCCTTGCTGCACGCCTCTTTCATGACAAATTCCCATAGAGGCTGAATGAGCCCTGTATCTTCCGCAATAGGGATAAACTTGTCGGGCGGAATATTCCCGAGAATCTCGTCATTCCAGCGTACCAGTGCTTCAGCACCTGTGATAAAACCGGTCTTGACATTGATTTTCGGCTGAAAAAACACATTCATTTTTTCTTCTTGAATGGCTTTCCGCAATTGCGTTTCAACCCTTAGGCGGTCACGATTTTTTTCATTCAATTGATCATGATAAAGAACAGCACAATTACCGCCCTGATTTTTTGCTTCATACATGGCCATATCGGCAAACATAATCAGTGTTTCCATTTTATCGCTATGGCATGGAAATAAACTAATCCCGCAGCTTGCGCCTACAAAAACCTCTGTCTCATCAATCGAATAAGGTTTTTTTACAGCTTCTACTACCCTATTGCCTATTTCTTGAAGGGCTGACGAGTGAACATCTTCCAGAATAATGATAAATTCGTCGCCTCCCTGCCTGGAAATTACACAGTTTTCCAACACCATACAATTTTTAAGGCGGTACGCGATCTGCTGGATAAGCTCGTCCCCTTTATTATGGCCAGGGAGTCATTTACATTTTTAAATCGGTCAATATCAATAAACATTAGAGCGACTTTTTGACTTTTGATTTTTGCATCATTTAGCATTTCAGTCAGCTTTTCTGTTACATAGCGCCGGTTAGGAAGCCCTGTCAACGGATCGTGAGCTGCCTGATATTCAATTATTTTTTGGCTCTCTTTAAAATGGTCAAAGTATGTTTTTAAAGAGGATGACATCTCATTTACATTTTCAGCCAGAAAGCCGAGCTCATCTTTTCGGACAGATTCAATCGTTTTCCCGAAATTCCCTTTGGCAATTTCATTCACCTGGTCTGCGATAAAATCGATTGGCCTTGTAATCGTTCTGGAGAAAAAGGCACTTGTTAGTAATACGAGTAACATAAAGATACCTGATAATAGAATGTGCTTCAGCATTTCCTTCTGCAATTGCTGCTGGATGATTCCATAATCATAAGAAAATCCAAGGACAAAAGGCTCTTCCGTCCTCAAACCTGAAGGCACAAACGTTTTTTGCACCGTTTTGCCTTTCAATTGGGCAATATAGCTTTGCTGTTTTCCAGTTTTAACCGCTTTTCGGATATATTTCAAATCTGTTTTTTTATTTTCATATTTATAAGTACCGTACCAGTAGGGCCTTGATGAGATTCGGACATACTGATTTCCATTATCATATGCTACGTCCCTTTTTCCACCAAATTTTTTCGGATTAAAGACGGTCAGCTCCAAAACACCCGGAAGATTTCTCGTAAATCGTTTCATTATCTT encodes:
- a CDS encoding GGDEF domain-containing phosphodiesterase; the encoded protein is METLIMFADMAMYEAKNQGGNCAVLYHDQLNEKNRDRLRVETQLRKAIQEEKMNVFFQPKINVKTGFITGAEALVRWNDEILGNIPPDKFIPIAEDTGLIQPLWEFVMKEACSKAVRWNEKCTPPLTIAVNFSAKQFQDSPGMVKKVREILELSGLSAHFFEIEITESVLLYNTSETIAALREIQEEGAKISIDDFGTGYSSLSYLKKFPIDKLKIDKSFIKDMDEKHQNTEIADAIINLARSLRLQVIAEGVEKDYQLHYLLENNCEEMQGYYFSKPVNSEQFEKLLSKQGTFAAL